One region of Vigna angularis cultivar LongXiaoDou No.4 chromosome 10, ASM1680809v1, whole genome shotgun sequence genomic DNA includes:
- the LOC128194188 gene encoding uncharacterized protein LOC128194188 isoform X1, translated as MECLFGFASSVSRDLVCGALNQLRYPCCFKNFVKRLEEEESNLIITKDSVQKFVTHNKKQARKPSEVVDKWLEDAINDVHNVNQLLEEARTQKHCCFGHCPNWIWRYHVGKKLANKTMHLEKVIEEGRKYVPFDRIATLPSNTLHMLLEKGMNFESRQYAYEQLLDAVKNKDVSMIGLYGMGGCGKTTLAMEVRKLVEAEHLFEKVLFVPVSSTVEVRRIQEKIASSLQFEFPETEEMQRAQRLCSRLTQEKNIFIILDDVWENLDFGRIGIPSSEHHKGCKILITSRSEAVCTLMDCQRKIYLPILTDEEAWTLFQNKALITEATSDTLKEIGRLISNQCKGLPVAIAAVACSLKGKTETVWRVALNKLRHSKPINIERGLTDPYKCLQLSYDNLDTKEAKSLFLLCSVFPEDFEIQIEILTRCAIGLGVVGEVDSYEEARSEVIAAKIKLVSCCLLLDADHERVKMHDIVRDVAHIIAKDENKMIKCEVEKDVRVEQNSVRYLWCVKFPNDLDCSNLEFLRLRTKMKEFDGIFKRMGMLKVLILENDDDKERTLSTISFETLTNLRYLLIENYELSDFSFFGGMKNLQSLSLFNCLLPSFPELQTDVAITLKLLDLNGCNIKVKNFEVIKRIPLLEELYIIEGPWDANSEDQIEFFKTFSVPETLQRYVIVLGARQFDRFNYEGIYIHGRTLLLHHFDISNEVIKGLAKTAKDLFVATILGGAKNIIPDIFQIEGGGLDELNKLEINHSEELECLIDTRSHSSEVVTLFSKLHTLGIENMRNLRVLWNCFLPANGPFENLEKLYLSYCPGLTSLFTYVVARSFVKLKILKISSCDELKYILADDDKTEEGEDVQIFQNLQDVKINSCRELKHIFPANIVGGLTQLKVVEIEKCDKLHQIIGDIVPSTDRDKLIEKGTVSSRTSLKIKRCGKLGSIFTTSLEELYIRGCKTLKDIVTLERVNKNQEESIVEDEPDCQSDISIFQSLKKIHISECELLEGIFPVSFVGEWNDITNKEDADLKDFSSRNNTQIELPALQVLELRRIRDRTIVGSYDVICPSLTTLSLDIGRYVGFFNINCSSDASEATKRDSIAIKISNSDFDPPVESVECLSKQPHGLNLIMTHNIREIELKGFDKAKYLFKLSIASSLTMLEILRIKECGGLEYIIDTDDEYGKENMKAIFPNLKVLSVYDCFQLKYMFGQYDVANKDYKEIHIQFSALKMLFLGNLPKFVSICSTNNLIVTWPSLKDFDCFECLCPFYGSREPIITSTKNHLPTLQTLSISHSDAERIFCLNEHEMIGQQVSLRLEYLMLESLPQMTYIWVGPNNSLTLQHLTTLEIRKCEKLEVIFPKSVVRFLPELKLLKITKCKELREIIEGDRNLSNLVSPQPCFPKLEALQVDHCQKLKRFFSGSASNDLPNLHLLAINGANELEELVGCKQGKIKVELPRLKLLIFTHLENFSQEIELHNVKNCIVYKCPKLSLTSTTTFQKLLEDFPRKDFVNTEVRSWQFEFIVKSIYRHSTINDSSEFTSSEKIEDVGNESIKSSSTGVEDISIGGAVATHIAKVVEQDDKMNEGKPGIVASQGIQVQEGLNLLHKQEGIYVAPNNNNDISSASADVRTRLGAYKHFVDLDDAQISLLVEGITTYPHLWNASKKFSERFQAWRLKILADMLLFVQKESVDSIIPQSEKEFHKLCEEAIEVGFESSWVEEIRQRVVGRDPNLEEDIAKRQINENSKSLLHRYSSWDMVRDSQDTEQGNGPKIRLEEGSDLVDKESEIGVVSTDHIVAPRNEESEQEFVAEVSTSEIPRIATSLTNSQTVEKPTPSNPLVDTQDTSEPCLMEQKKPLGEIPKSIDQVAVEEIIAKNTNMAASSILSQSDTSKLDPTVTLQRKSHSHSEVKSSQTEARIAKESEGHPKIIQDFGANDITSLFAPVVVGKKGEDKLVGKTLAELEKYLKMSLKDIVSSETNSLHLLSALNFLSNLPFKDVNVSDGLKHIIDTMHRHFPSILFSFKQGFATTDKLAELEARANEVTIKKKFYDEVQQKEVVLKQQIIRLKEEIRVCEVALSSLEEEKNKCIAETVEYKTELENARTDESQMLEVAHKWSVLCSEYELNRMAATNIP; from the exons ATGGAGTGTCTCTTTGGTTTTGCATCTTCTGTTTCAAGAGATTTAGTGTGTGGAGCATTAAATCAATTACGTTATCCTTGTTGCTTTAAAAATTTCGTCAAAAGgcttgaagaagaagagagcAATTTGATTATAACGAAAGATAGTGTCCAAAAATTTGTTACGCACAACAAGAAACAAGCGAGAAAGCCCAGTGAAGTTGTGGACAAGTGGCTGGAAGATGCTATCAATGATGTACACAATGTCAATCAGTTGCTGGAAGAGGCAAGAACACAAAAACATTGTTGCTTTGGGCACTGCCCAAATTGGATTTGGCGATATCATGTTGGAAAAAAGTTAGCAAACAAAACTATGCACCTCGAAAAGGTCATTGAAGAGGGCAGAAAATATGTGCCATTTGACCGCATCGCTACGCTTCCTTCAAACACCCTTCATATGCTTTTAGAAAAAGGCATGAATTTTGAGAGCAGACAATATGCTTATGAGCAACTACTTGATGCAGTGAAAAATAAGGATGTTTCCATGATTGGGTTGTATGGGATGGGAGGTTGTGGTAAAACCACATTAGCAATGGAGGTTAGGAAATTAGTAGAAGCAGAGCatctttttgaaaaagttcTTTTTGTACCTGTTTCTAGTACCGTGGAAGTTCGGAGGATTCAAGAAAAAATAGCAAGTTCACTGCAATTTGAATTTCCAGAAACGGAAGAAATGCAGAGAGCCCAAAGATTGTGCTCAAGATTAACTCAAGAgaagaatatttttataattctcGATGATGTGTGGGAAAACCTTGACTTTGGTCGTATTGGGATTCCTTCTTCTGAACACCATAAAGGATGCAAGATTCTCATTACCAGTAGATCAGAAGCAGTTTGTACTTTAATGGACTGTCAAAGAAAGATTTACTTGCCAATTTTAACGGATGAAGAAGCATGGACTCTTTTCCAAAATAAAGCACTTATAACAGAAGCCACCTCTGATACCTTAAAGGAAATAGGAAGATTAATTTCCAATCAATGTAAAGGATTGCCGGTTGCCATTGCAGCTGTTGCTTGTAGTTTGAAGGGAAAAACTGAGACGGTATGGAGGGTTGCATTGAATAAATTGAGACATTCTAAGCCAATAAATATTGAAAGAGGTTTGACTGATCCCTACAAGTGCCTGCAGTTGAGCTATGATAATTTAGATACTAAAGAAGCTAAATCACTTTTCCTGTTGTGCTCTGTGTTTCctgaagattttgaaattcaaattgaaattttaacaaGATGTGCAATAGGATTAGGTGTAGTTGGAGAAGTTGACTCATATGAAGAGGCAAGGAGTGAAGTGATTGCAGCTAAAATTAAGCTTGTTAGTTGTTGTTTATTGTTGGATGCAGATCATGAACGTGTCAAAATGCATGACATAGTTCGTGATGTGGCCCACATAATAGCAAAAGATGAGAATAAGATGATCAAGTGTGAAGTGGAGAAAGATGTTAGAGTGGAACAAAATTCAGTTAGATATCTATGGTGTGTGAAATTTCCAAATGATTTGGATTGCTCCAATCTTGAGTTTTTACGCTTACGGACAAAGATGAAAGAATTTGATGGGATTTTCAAAAGAATGGGAATGCTCAAAGTTTTGATTCTTGAAAACGATGACGATAAGGAAAGAACATTGTCAACAATATCTTTCGAAACATTAACAAATCTTCGTTATCTATTGATTGAGAATTATGAATTGAGCGACTTCTCATTTTTTGGCGGTATGAAGAATCTTCAAAGTCTCTCGTTATTTAATTGTTTACTGCCTTCATTTCCTGAATTACAAACCGATGTTGCGATTACACTAAAATTGTTAGACTTAAATGGTTGTAACATTAAAGTGAAGAATTTTGAAGTGATTAAAAGAATCCCGCTTTTGGAAGAGTTGTACATTATTGAAGGACCGTGGGATGCTAACAGTGAGGACCAAATTGAATTCTTTAAGACGTTTAGCGTTCCCGAAACACTTCAAAGGTATGTAATTGTGTTAGGGGCCCGTCAATTTGACCGTTTTAATTATGAAGGTATTTACATTCATGGCAGAACTTTATTACTTCACCATTTTGACATATCAAATGAGGTAATAAAGGGTTTGGCAAAAACAGCAAAGGATCTATTTGTTGCAACTATTCTTGGAGGTGCAAAAAATATCATCCctgatatatttcaaattgaagGAGGAGGTTTGGATGAGTTGAATAAGTTGGAGATAAATCATTCTGAAGAGTTAGAATGTTTGATTGACACTCGTAGTCACTCGAGTGAGGTGGTAACTCTCTTCTCCAAGTTGCATACGCTTGGAATTGAGAACATGAGAAATCTAAGAGTTCTATGGAATTGTTTTCTACCTGCCAATGGGCCTTTTGAGAACTTAGAGAAGCTGTATTTAAGTTATTGTCCAGGACTGACATCTCTCTTCACGTATGTTGTTGCTCgaagttttgtaaaattgaaaatattaaaaatatcaagttGTGATGAACTGAAGTATATATTAGCAGATGATGACAAAACGGAGGAAGGTGAAGATGTACAAATTTTCCAAAATCTGCAAGATGTAAAGATAAATAGCTGTCgagaattaaaacatatatttccaGCCAACATTGTTGGAGGCTTAACTCAATTGAAAGTTGTTGAGATAGAAAAATGTGACAAGCTACATCAAATAATTGGAGATATTGTTCCATCAACAGACCGTGATAAACTAATAGAGAAAG GAACTGTATCCAGCCGTACAAGTCTTAAGATAAAACGTTGTGGGAAGTTAGGCTCAATTTTTACAACTTCTTTGGAAGAATTGTACATACGAGGGTGCAAAACTTTGAAGGATATAGTAACTCTAGAAAGGGTCAATAAAAATCAGGAGGAAAGCATTGTTGAGGATGAGCCTGATTGTCAGAGTGATATTTCAATCTTCCAAAGTTTGAAGAAGATACATATCAGTGAATGTGAGTTATTGGAGGGTATATTCCCTGTTTCTTTTGTTGGAGAATGGAATgatataacaaataaagaggATGCGGATTTGAAAGACTTCTCTAGTCGAAATAATACTCAAATTGAGCTTCCTGCTTTACAAGTACTTGAACTTCGTCGTATTCGGGACAGAACCATTGTTGGTAGTTATGATGTGATATGTCCATCTTTAACAACACTATCATTGGATATTGGGAGATATGTTGGGTTTTTCAACATAAATTGTTCAAGCGATGCTTCAGAAGCTACAAAAAGGGATTCTATTGCAATCAAG ATATCGAACTCAGATTTTGATCCGCCGGTTGAAAGTGTTGAATGTCTTTCAAAACAACCACATGGTTTGAACTTGATTATGACACACAATATTAGAGAGATTGAACTGAAAGGCTTTGATAAGGCAAAGTACCTTTTTAAACTGTCCATTGCTTCATCATTGACGATGTTGGAAATTTTGAGAATTAAGGAATGTGGTGGACTTGAGTACATTATAGACACTGATGATGAATATGGCAAAGAGAATATGAAAGCTATCTTTCCTAACTTAAAAGTGCTCTCAGTGTATGACTGTTTCcaattgaaatatatgtttgGGCAATATGACGTAGCTAATAAGGATTATAAGGAGATTCATATCCAATTCTCAGCATTGAAAATGCTCTTTCTTGGGAATCTACCAAAGTTTGTTAGCATTTGTTCTACCAACAATCTCATTGTGACGTGGCCATCTTTGAAGGACTTTGATTGTTTCGAATGTTTGTGTCCATTTTATGGTTCAAGAGAGCCTATTATCACAAGTACGAAG AACCATCTCCCCACTTTGCAAACTCTAAGCATATCACATTCTGATGCAGAACGTATTTTTTGTCTTAATGAACATGAAATGATTGGCCAACAAGTGAGTTTAAGGTTAGAGTACTTGATGTTAGAATCTCTACCTCAAATGACTTATATTTGGGTGGGTCCCAACAATTCGCTTACTCTCCAACATCTTACCACATTAGAAATAAGGAAATGTGAAAAGTTGGAAGTAATCTTTCCAAAGTCTGTTGTAAGATTCTTACCAGAGTTGAAGCTTTTGAAGATAACGAAATGCaaagaattaagagaaataATTGAAGGGGATAGAAATTTGTCTAATCTTGTTTCTCCTCAACCATGCTTCCCAAAACTAGAAGCATTGCAAGTTGATCATTGCCAGAAGTTGAAAAGATTTTTCTCTGGATCTGCTTCTAATGACCTTCCGAATCTTCATCTTCTGGCCATAAATGGAGCCAATGAACTAGAAGAGCTTGTTGGATGTAAACAAGGAAAGATTAAAGTGGAGCTTCCAAGActcaaacttttaatatttacgCATCTGGAAAACTTCAGTCAAGAGATTGAATTGCATAATGTAAAGAATTGCATTGTCTACAAATGTCCAAAACTCTCTTTGACTTCAACAACTACATTTCAGAAGCTCCTTGAAGATTTTCCTCGCAAAG ATTTCGTAAACACTGAAGTTCGTAGTTGGCAATttgaattcatagtaaaatcTATATACCGCCATTCAACTATTAATGATAGCAGTGAGTTCACTTCATCAGAG AAGATTGAGGACGTAGGAAATGAGAGCATTAAATCTTCATCCACTGGAGTTGAAGACATTAGCATTGGAGGTGCTGTTGCAACTCACATTGCCAAGGTAGTTGAACAAGATGATAAGATGAATGAAGGCAAGCCAGGAATAGTGGCAAGCCAAGGAATCCAAGTACAAGAAGGGTTGAACCTTTTGCATAAACAAGAGGGAATATATGTTGCTCCTAACAACAACAATGACATTTCTTCAG CTTCTGCAGATGTCCGTACAAGATTGGGAGCATATAAACATTTTGTTGATCTGGATGATGCACAGATTTCTCTTCTCGTGGAGGGAATAACAACATATCCTCATCTCTGGAATGCTTCCAAGAAGTTTAGTGAGCGCTTTCAAGCTTGGAGGTTGAAAATTTTGGCAGATATGTTGTTGTTCGTCCAGAAGGAAAGTGTGGATAGTATTATTCCTCAAAGTGAAAAAGAGTTCCATAAACTATGTGAAGAAGCTATTGAAGTTGGATTTGAGAGTTCATGGGTAGAGGAAATTCGTCAACGTGTTGTGGGGAGGGATCCTAATCTGGAAGAGGACATTGCTAAGAGACAAATAAATGAGAATTCTAAGAG TTTGTTACACAGGTATAGTAGTTGGGACATGGTACGAGATTCCCAGGATACTGAACAAGGTAATGGGCCTAAGATTCGCTTGGAAGAAGGTTCTGACTTGGTTGATAAAGAAAGTGAAATAGGTGTTGTTTCTACTGACCATATTGTGGCTCCGAGAAATGAAGAATCAgagcaggaatttgttgcagaaGTTTCCACTTCAGAAATACCAAGAATAGCAACATCATTAACAAACTCGCAAACAGTTGAGAAGCCAACACCTTCAAAT CCATTGGTGGACACACAGGACACTAGTGAACCGTGTTTGATGGAGCAGAAAAAACCACTTGGTGAAATTCCAAAG AGTATTGATCAAGTTGCTGTAGAGGAAATCATAGCAAAGAACACCAATATGGCAGCTTCATCAATTCTTTCCCAATCCGACACCTCTAAGTTGGATCCAACAGTTACTTTACAACGTAAATCACATTCAcat AGTGAAGTTAAGAGCAGCCAAACTGAGGCACGCATCGCTAAAGAAAGTGAAGGCCATCCTAAAATCATTCAAGACTTTGGGGCCAATGATATCACGAGTTTATTTGCACCAGTTGTTGTTGGGAAAAAGGGTGAAGATAAGCTAGTTGGAAAGACCCTTGCTGAGTTAGAAAAGTATCTGAAGATGTCTCTGAAGGATATAGTTAGCTCTGAGACTAACAGCCTTCATCTTTTGTCTGCTCTTAATTTCCTGTCCAACCTTCCTTTCAAAGATGTGAATGTATCAGATGGACTCAAACATATTATAGACACTATGCACCGACACTTCCCAAGCATTCTATTCTCCTTTAAGCAAGGCTTTGCCACCACTGACAAGTTGGCAGAACTTGAAGCTCGTGCGAATGAGGTGACCATTAAAAAGAAGTTCTATGATGAAGTTCAACAGAAGGAAGTAGTTTTGAAGCAACAAATCATTAGGTTGAAGGAAGAAATAAGAGTTTGTGAGGTTGCCTTATCATCTCTGgaggaggaaaaaaacaaatgCATTGCGGAAACTGTAGAATACAAAACGGAGCTTGAAAATGCAAGGACAGACGAATCTCAAATGTTGGAGGTGGCTCATAAATGGTCAGTTCTGTGTAGTGAATATGAGCTCAATCGCATGGCTGCTACAAATATCCCGTGA